ATGCCCTGCGCGCCATTGATGATCGCGGTGTTGATGCCGATCACCTCGCCCTTCGACGACACCAGCGGCCCGCCGGAATTGCCCGGGTTGAGCGCGGCGTCGGTCTGGATCACGTCCTCGATGGTGCGGCCGCTAACCGAGCGGATCGAGCGGCCGAGCGCCGACACCACGCCGGCGGTGACCGTCGATTCGAAGCCGAGCGGATTGCCGATCGCGACCACGAGCTGGCCGCGGCGCAAGGTCTTGGAATTGCCGAGCGAGGCATAGGGCAGATCGCGCGCGCCATCGGCCCGCAGCAAGGCGAGATCGGTGTCGGGATCGACGCCGAGCACATGGGCGTCGGTGACGAAGCCCTCAGTGTCGCGCAGCCGGATCTCCTTGGACGATCCGACCACATGGCTGTTGGTCAGCACGAAGCCGTCGGGCGAGATCACGATGCCCGAGCCGAGCCCGCCGCGCTCGCGCGCGTTGCGCACTTTCGGCCCGGTTTCGACCCGGACCACGGCCGGACCGACGCGGTCGGTCACGTCGATCACGGCATTCGAATAGGCATCCAGCAAGGCCCGGTCATCGACCTGGCTTTTGACTTGGCCTGTAACTTGGGTAGCGTCAGCCGCCCGCGGCGACGTCGTGTCACCGGCGGCATCTGAGGTAATATCCAGCATGGCGAGAGTCCTTTGGTCACCTCAGATGGTGACCGGCTCCCGCTACCGCAAGTGGTTACGCCTGTACCTGCCCGAATGGCTAGGTCGCCCGCCGCAGCGTACCGCCCCTTGCCTTGACCGGGTCGAGCAGCGACCAGTCGCCGTCCGGCAGCACGTGGCCCTTGGGGAACGGGGCGCGCAGCTCGAGCCCGAGCGAACGCAGCACGCGGTCGTCGCGGTAGTAGCATTGCAGCACCACGCGGACGAGCGTCGCCGCGGCAGCGCCGCCAAGCTTGCGAAACTCCCGCGCCACCGCGTCGCGCCCGGCATCGTCGAGCTCGGCGAGCGGCTTGCCGGCAAGCTGCGCCAGACGATCCAGCGCCTGCGCGACCAGCGCGGTATCGCGGCCGAGCGTTGCCAGCATGTCGGCCTGGATCGCGGCATCATCAGCACCCGGCACCCTGTACTCGGCGCTTTCGGGGACGATCATCGCGGCGACGGTGCGCAGATCGGCGCGTTGGGCTGCGGTCAGTTGTTTTACTTCGGACATGGTAGCCTCAGTCGAACAGGTTGGCGAGGCGCTGCTTCATCTGGTCGGCGATGTAGAGCGCGAGGGCCTGGATGGTGGAGGTCGGGTTCACGCCGCCCGAGGTGACGAAGATGCTGCCGTCGACGATGAACAGGTTCTTCACGTCGTGCGAGCGGCCCCATTCGTTGACCACGGAGCGCGCGGGATCGGTCCCCATCCGCGCGGTGCCGAGCAGATGCCAGCCGCCCCACGGGATCGGATCGTTGATGCAGATGTCGGTGGCGCCGGCGGCCTCGAGAATCTCGCGGCCGCGCGCCAGCCCATGGTCCATCATCTTCCGGCTGTTTGCGCTGATCGTGTAGTCGATCTTCGGCGCGGGGATGCCATGGCTGTCCTTCAGATCAGGATCGAGCGTGACGCGGTTGTGCTCCTCCGGCAGATCCTCGCAGATCGCCGACACCGCAAGGCGGTGGCCGTTGAGCTTGCGGAACACGCGGTGATGGTCCTTGCCCCAGGGCAGGATGCCCTTCTGCTCGCTTGCGACAGCCTCGAACACCGGCCCGGCGCCGCGACCGAACTGGATGCCGTAACCGCGGACGAAGCCGCGCGACAGGTCCGTGTCGTAGAACTCCTTGCTCCACAGGCAGGTCGGCGGTGCGCGGTTGCTGTCGGTCGGCTCCTTCACGAAGCCGTAGATCTGCGCGTAGGGGTGGAACATCAGGTTCTTGCCGACCAGGCCGGACGAATTGGCGAGGCCGTTCGGAAACTTGCCCGACACCGAATTGAGCAGCAGCCGCGGCGTACCGACGCCGTTGCAGGCGATGATGACGACCTCGGCCGGCTGGAATTGCTCGACGCCGTCCTTGTCGTAATAGACGACGCCGGAGGCCATGCCGTGCTCATTGGTCAGGATCTCGCGCACCCGGCAATGGGTCTTGAGCTCGACCCCGGCGCGGATCGCGTGCGGCCAGTAGGTGATGTCGGTCGAGGCCTTGGCGCCTTGCGCGCAGGCCGGCGTGCAATGGCCGAGATTGATGCAGCGCGCCCTGCCCTCGTAGTCCATCGTCGCAACCGTCGTGTCCGACGGCCACCAGTGCCAGCCGAGCTTGTTCATGGCCTTGCCGATCAGCGGGCCTGACAGGCCGAGCGGCTGCTGCGGCATCGGCGGATGGCTCAGCGGCGACAGCGGATCGCCCGACAGGCCCGACGTGCCCATCATGCGATCGTTCTCCTCGAAGAACGGGGTGAGCGCGTCGTAGTCGATCGGCCAGTCGTCGGCGACGCCGTCGAGCGTCTTCACCTTGAAGTCGGACGGATGCAGCCGCGGCCAATGCGCGGTGTACATCACGGTCGAGCCGCCGACGGCGTTGAAGTTGACGACCTTGATCGGTGAGTTGTCGTCGTTGATCGGGTAGTCCTCGGGCCGCTTGCGGACATTGGGGCTGGACGACCACTCGCCGTAGAATTTCGCCTCCCAGTCGCGCCCGGTGCTCGGATATTCGGCAGGGTTCATCCAGCCGCCCTGGTCGAGGCAGAGGATGTGCATCTTGGTATCGGCGAGGCTCCAGGCTATCGCGGCGCCGGATGCGCCGGCGCCGATGATCAGGACGTCAACGGGATCGTTCTTCATTGTTATTTCCTGGAGTTTCTTCTTGTGTCATTGCGAGCGAAGCGAAGCAATCCACCTCTCCACTTGTGGCTCCATGGATTGCTTCGCTTTGCTCGCAATGACGGGGTGATGCGGCTCAATCGGCGATTCTCACCGGCAAGCTTCGTATACCGCGGATGAAATTGGAATAGAGCC
This Bradyrhizobium sp. CCBAU 53421 DNA region includes the following protein-coding sequences:
- a CDS encoding S1C family serine protease, which translates into the protein MLDITSDAAGDTTSPRAADATQVTGQVKSQVDDRALLDAYSNAVIDVTDRVGPAVVRVETGPKVRNARERGGLGSGIVISPDGFVLTNSHVVGSSKEIRLRDTEGFVTDAHVLGVDPDTDLALLRADGARDLPYASLGNSKTLRRGQLVVAIGNPLGFESTVTAGVVSALGRSIRSVSGRTIEDVIQTDAALNPGNSGGPLVSSKGEVIGINTAIINGAQGICFAVASNTAQFVLSEIIRHGYVRRAYIGVAGQTAPVPRRHAVLAGVENKMGALLMQIEPDSPAARASLLPGDVVIRLDGIEINGVDDLIRALDHSRIDRTLSMDVLRLGRLRAIDIHPIGRKPAKQ
- a CDS encoding GMC family oxidoreductase → MKNDPVDVLIIGAGASGAAIAWSLADTKMHILCLDQGGWMNPAEYPSTGRDWEAKFYGEWSSSPNVRKRPEDYPINDDNSPIKVVNFNAVGGSTVMYTAHWPRLHPSDFKVKTLDGVADDWPIDYDALTPFFEENDRMMGTSGLSGDPLSPLSHPPMPQQPLGLSGPLIGKAMNKLGWHWWPSDTTVATMDYEGRARCINLGHCTPACAQGAKASTDITYWPHAIRAGVELKTHCRVREILTNEHGMASGVVYYDKDGVEQFQPAEVVIIACNGVGTPRLLLNSVSGKFPNGLANSSGLVGKNLMFHPYAQIYGFVKEPTDSNRAPPTCLWSKEFYDTDLSRGFVRGYGIQFGRGAGPVFEAVASEQKGILPWGKDHHRVFRKLNGHRLAVSAICEDLPEEHNRVTLDPDLKDSHGIPAPKIDYTISANSRKMMDHGLARGREILEAAGATDICINDPIPWGGWHLLGTARMGTDPARSVVNEWGRSHDVKNLFIVDGSIFVTSGGVNPTSTIQALALYIADQMKQRLANLFD